A region of Haliotis asinina isolate JCU_RB_2024 chromosome 9, JCU_Hal_asi_v2, whole genome shotgun sequence DNA encodes the following proteins:
- the LOC137296811 gene encoding uncharacterized protein: MEQLKFRQICIFVTGWLSYASTYLLRKPLGVVKADMERVLGYSKAHLGLLDTALLLPYAVMQMLLGPVGDRFGARRTFGLCLILSALSMITFGYWSSFYMLFFLLFINGTAQSQCWPNCTKALLSWIPDNIKNGVFGMFGTCAFAGGIFGTLLAVYLQTNYGWRYCFTLPSVIVAGLGVLVLVFFVTAEEAGVTVPGKELKNITNGSAIATENSGLLQLIKIPALLEIAVTMFCLKIVRYCMYMWLPMYLLQHLNYSQSLAGVCSTTFEVGGVLGSALLGLVLDRYFPGRSLHGTWLSILLSTASLILFLYTSSMGKVVNSVFMFLAGAFNAGPDTLLGGAIPLELGERDDRKAGAATVGLVNGFGSVGTCIEGPVIGLISSRYGWAGMFYLMIGLSAVGVAASFRAARIYHRAKDTASAHQTV, encoded by the exons ATGGAACAACTTAAGTTTCGACAAATATGCATATTTGTCACTGGATGGCTATCGTATGCATCAACTTACCTGCTGAGGAAGCCTCTTGGTGTG GTGAAGGCTGACATGGAAAGGGTACTTGGATATAGCAAAGCACATCTGGGCTTGCTTGACACTGCTCTCCTTTTGCCATATGCAGTTATGCAG ATGCTCCTTGGACCAGTTGGAGATAGATTTGGAGCACGAAGAACCTTTGGGCTTTGCCTGATTCTGTCAGCACTGTCAATG ATTACTTTTGGCTACTGGAGCAGTTTTTACATGTTATTCTTTCTCCTCTTCATCAATGGCACAGCTCAG TCCCAATGCTGGCCCAACTGCACCAAGGCTTTGCTATCATGGATACCTGACAACATCAAAAATGGTGTATTTGGCATGTTTGGCACATGTGCCTTTGCTGGCGGTATTTTTGGTACCTTACTAGCT GTATATCTGCAGACCAACTATGGTTGGAGATACTGCTTTACGTTACCATCAGTGATTGTG GCTGGCCTTGGTGTCCTTGTGCTGGTGTTTTTTGTCACTGCGGAGGAAGCAGGTGTTACTGTACCTGGAAAGG AACTGAAGAACATTACGAATGGATCTGCTATTGCTACAGAGAATTCTGGTCTGCTACAACTGATAAAGATACC tgcTTTGCTGGAAATTGCAGTAACCATGTTCTGTCTGAAGATCGTTCGTTACTGTATGTACATGTGGCTTCCAATGTATCTCCTTCAGCAT TTAAACTATTCCCAAAGTCTGGCTGGTGTGTGCTCAACAACATTTGAGGTCGGAGGAGTACTAGGAAGTGCTCTTTTAGGACTTGTACTTGACAG GTATTTTCCTGGGCGTTCTCTACACGGCACCTGGCTGTCCATTCTTCTATCCACAGCGTCACTGATTCTGTTCCTATATACAAGCTCAATGGGGAAAGTTGTAAACTCAGTATTTATGTTCCTTGCAGGAGCGTTTAATGCTGGGCCAGACACCTTATTAG GAGGTGCCATACCACTGGAGTTGGGAGAGAGAGATGATCGTAAAGCAGGGGCAGCAACAGTTGGACTTGTCAATG GTTTCGGGAGTGTTGGAACCTGCATAGAAGGACCAGTGATAGGCCTGATATCCAGTAGGTATGGCTGGGCCGGGATGTTCTACCTGATGATAGGCCTGTCTGCTGTAGGCGTAGCTGCCAGCTTCCGTGCTGCTCGAATCTATCACAGAGCCAAAGACACAGCATCTGCACATCAAACAGTTTGA